The following coding sequences lie in one Deltaproteobacteria bacterium genomic window:
- a CDS encoding Hsp33 family molecular chaperone HslO, which translates to MDRLLRGINAEHTVRVVSAIATDAVRDGCQRHGLRGVEAVVLGRGLLAGCLLATLTKQDRERVRIAVEGSGPLGRLLIDAFGNGDVRGCLSRRLASTITPPTAAVRVELGPWIGHEGRVVVTRDIGLENQYQGVVEIDEGELDRDLERYLQSSEQLPSVLACEVVLDAHGEIARAGGVLCQSFPGAPTAVIEPVRERLHGTELASLLQHDRDPHALMGFALGGEEFEAMGDAELRFRCSCGPERAAAVLSTLGAEDLDELAREPGETEVRCSYCGSSYHVDAEALRAIAQRVREQRS; encoded by the coding sequence GTGGATCGCCTGCTGCGGGGCATCAACGCCGAGCACACCGTGCGGGTCGTGAGCGCGATCGCGACCGACGCCGTGCGCGACGGCTGCCAGCGACACGGACTGCGCGGGGTCGAGGCCGTCGTGCTCGGCCGGGGGCTACTCGCCGGCTGCCTGCTCGCCACGCTCACCAAACAAGACCGTGAGCGCGTGCGCATCGCCGTCGAGGGAAGCGGTCCGCTCGGGCGCCTGCTCATCGATGCGTTCGGCAACGGCGACGTGCGCGGGTGCCTGAGCCGACGCCTCGCCAGCACCATCACGCCGCCGACCGCCGCGGTGCGCGTCGAGCTGGGCCCGTGGATCGGGCACGAAGGGCGGGTAGTCGTGACCCGCGACATCGGACTCGAGAACCAATACCAGGGCGTGGTCGAGATCGACGAAGGCGAGCTCGATCGCGATCTCGAGCGCTACCTGCAGAGCAGCGAGCAGCTGCCGTCGGTGCTCGCGTGCGAGGTCGTGCTCGACGCCCACGGCGAGATCGCCCGCGCCGGCGGGGTGCTCTGTCAGAGCTTCCCCGGCGCGCCCACTGCGGTGATCGAGCCGGTCCGCGAGCGTCTCCACGGCACCGAGCTCGCGAGCCTCCTGCAGCACGATCGCGACCCCCATGCGCTGATGGGCTTCGCCCTCGGCGGTGAGGAATTCGAGGCCATGGGTGACGCCGAGCTGCGGTTCCGCTGCTCGTGCGGTCCCGAGCGCGCCGCCGCCGTGTTGTCGACACTCGGCGCCGAGGACCTCGACGAGCTGGCGCGCGAGCCGGGTGAGACCGAGGTGCGCTGCAGCTACTGCGGCAGCAGCTATCACGTCGACGCCGAGGCGCTGCGTGCGATCGCCCAGCGCGTGCGTGAGCAGCGATCCTGA
- a CDS encoding trypsin-like peptidase domain-containing protein, whose translation MWRRTALIALVVAACDLLPAHDQPPNPTPAAAPQPEPSKAPEPPKVVEAPPKETPLEPKLDPKTGTTPEVPTVTPDGRIEDERNTIGVFQAAAPATVFVTQKQTVIDRFSMKEFEVPAGAGTGFVWDAEGHVVTNCHVALRDCQKRIKAENLSVTLYDQKSYDATLVGFDPFHDIAVLKIAADTKTLVPIRRPDNGYKLEVGQKTIAIGNPFGLDHTLTVGVISALGREVKGIGDVTIRGMVQTDAAINPGNSGGPLLDSRGQLIGMNTMIFSTSGSAAGIGFAVPVNTIDRVVPQIITTGAPERVGIGITYIEDERILRKLGVEGVLVGTVASGSPAAKAGLRPATEGAAGLTLDVIVGIDDKRIKSFDDLYGALEERAEGDVVKVSVQRLPENKVETVEVTLMKLATR comes from the coding sequence ATGTGGCGCCGGACGGCCTTGATTGCACTCGTGGTCGCCGCCTGCGATCTGCTGCCCGCGCACGACCAGCCGCCCAACCCGACACCGGCCGCCGCGCCGCAACCGGAGCCCAGCAAGGCCCCGGAGCCGCCCAAGGTGGTCGAGGCGCCGCCGAAGGAAACCCCGCTCGAGCCCAAGCTCGATCCGAAGACCGGCACCACACCCGAGGTCCCGACCGTGACGCCCGACGGTCGCATCGAAGACGAGCGCAACACCATCGGCGTGTTCCAGGCTGCGGCGCCCGCGACCGTCTTCGTGACCCAGAAGCAGACCGTCATCGATCGCTTCTCCATGAAGGAGTTCGAGGTCCCCGCCGGCGCCGGCACCGGCTTCGTGTGGGACGCCGAGGGCCACGTGGTGACCAACTGCCACGTCGCGCTGCGTGACTGCCAGAAGCGCATCAAGGCCGAGAACCTCTCGGTGACGCTCTACGACCAGAAGAGCTACGACGCGACCCTGGTCGGCTTCGATCCGTTCCACGACATCGCCGTGCTGAAGATCGCCGCCGACACCAAGACGCTGGTGCCGATTCGCCGCCCCGACAACGGCTACAAGCTCGAGGTCGGTCAGAAGACCATCGCGATCGGCAACCCCTTCGGCCTCGATCACACGCTGACCGTGGGCGTGATCTCGGCGCTCGGACGCGAGGTCAAGGGCATCGGTGATGTCACGATCCGCGGCATGGTCCAGACCGACGCCGCGATCAACCCCGGCAACTCCGGCGGCCCGCTGCTCGACTCGCGCGGCCAGCTCATCGGCATGAACACGATGATCTTCAGCACCAGCGGGAGCGCGGCGGGCATCGGCTTCGCGGTGCCGGTGAACACCATCGATCGCGTGGTGCCGCAGATCATCACCACCGGCGCGCCCGAGCGCGTGGGCATCGGCATCACCTACATCGAGGACGAACGCATCCTGCGGAAGCTCGGCGTCGAGGGTGTACTGGTCGGCACGGTCGCGTCGGGATCGCCCGCCGCCAAGGCCGGCCTGCGTCCCGCGACCGAGGGCGCCGCGGGGCTCACGCTCGACGTCATCGTCGGCATCGACGACAAGCGGATCAAGAGCTTCGACGACCTCTACGGCGCGCTCGAGGAGCGCGCCGAGGGCGACGTGGTCAAGGTCTCGGTGCAGCGCCTGCCCGAGAACAAGGTCGAGACCGTCGAGGTCACGCTCATGAAGCTGGCGACCCGCTGA